GCAGGAAGCCCCGCGACGTGGTGACGCCCGGCGGCCCGCGTCCCGAGACACCGACGAGGGAATCGGCTGTTCTCACCCCGGGCAGGTGATCCGCAGGGGGACGGCCGTCCCTAGGGTCGAACCGTCGAACCGTCGAACCGTCGAACCGGTGCCCGGGCCGGTGGGCCGGGCGACCGACACCACGTGGAAGGAGTATCGCCATGGCCGATGACGACCTCGTCGAGACCGGGCCCGTCGACTACCTGGTGGTCGAGTTCCCCGGAAACCGCATGACCGGGGAAGGGCTGCCGCTGCTGATCGACCTGGTGGACCGGGGTGTGATCCGCATCCTGGACTTCGCGTTCGTGCGCAAGGACGCCGACGGCACCGTCGCGGCGATGGAACTGGCCGACTTCGACGGTGACGGTCGACTGGACCTGGCCGTCTTCGAGGGAGTCGGCTCGGGTCTGGTCGGCGCCGACGACCTGGCGGAGGCCGCCGGAGTCCTTGAGCCCGGGAACTCGGCCGGGGTACTGATCTACGAGAACACCTGGGCCGCGCCGTTCGCCACGGCCTTGCGCCGGGGCGGCGCCCGGGTCGTCGCCAGCGGCCGGATACCCCTGCCGGACCTGCTGCAATCGCTGGACGACCTGGAGGGCATCGCCGCGGCGGACCCCACGTACGGCTCCGTTCCCGGACCGTCCCCCGCCGGCTGACGGCGCGCACGGCACAGCCGCGGAGAGAAGGAGAGACGAGACATGCCTGGACTGCTGCGCGGTATCGCGCGCACCGCCGTCGTCGCCGGCACGGCGACCGCCGTGTCCAACCGGGTCTCCCGCCGTCAGGCGGGCCGCTGGGCCCAGCAGGACATGGAGGCCGAAGCGGCGCCCCCGCCCCCGCCCCCGCCCCCGGCCCCGGCCGCGCCTGCGGCACCGAGCATGGAGGACCGAATCGCCCAGCTGCAGCAGTTGGCGCAGCTGAAGGACCAGGGAGTCCTCACCGAGGAGGAGTTCGCCACGCAGAAGCAGCGGCTCCTCGCCGGCTGACGCCGCCGGCGCCGGCCGCCGTCCGCGCGGTGGTGCCCCGTCCCGGTCCGGCGCCGGGACGGGCACCACCGCATCCGGATCGGATCCCCCGGGACCCGTCGGCCGGATCAGTGTCCGACCGCCACCTTGGCCGCCACGATGATCAGGCCCAGCAGGAGGTTCACCACGCCCTCGACGACCACCTGGCCGGTGGGGACACCGGCCCGACGGGCGCCCAGGGTCGCCCAGCCCACCTGCTGCGCCACGGCGACGCCGAGGGCCAGCCAGGCGCTGTTGCTCGTCCCGAGCCAGGGGCTGACCAACACCGCCAGGGCCGGCAGCGCCGACGCCTCGACGAGCGGCCACTCCTCCCGGCCGACCTCCCGCACCCGGCTCCACCGGACCCGGCGGCCGACCTCGCGCTCTCCTGCCAGGTGGGCGTAGACGTGGGCGACCCAGAAGACCAGCCCGGTGACCACCAGCAGCACGATGAGCGACAGCCGCGGGCGGGTTTCGTGCACTCCGGAGGCCGCGATCACGGAGGCGGCCAGCATCGAACCGTAGACCGCTCCGGCGTAGTCCGTCCGGTGGGCGGTTCCCTCCGGGGCCGGCCCGCGCGCGGTGGGGGGACGGCTGCGGGGCGTGGACACGAGGCGCCTCCTCCCGTCCCCGGCCGGGGACGACCGTTGAACCCGGCTCAGCCCATGATCGCCCGTTCCCCGGCGCGCCGCCTCCCTCCGGCAGGTGAGCGGGCCCCGTCGCCGCCCGCCGCAACGCCGCCCACGGCCCGCGCGGAGCCCTGCCGCCCGGCGCCGCCTCTCACCCCGACCGGGTGATCCGCCTCCCGTACGCCGTTCGTACCGTGACCGTGAAGGCCCGTGACCGTCGTGGCCGTTCCCCCGCCCATCCGTTTCCCTAATCCACCGGGGAGCACATCGTGATTCCGTATCCTCCGATCGCCGAGCACGGGGTCATCGGCGACCTGCAGACCGCCGCCCTGGTCTCCACCGATGGCGACCTCGACTGGTGGTGCACCCCCCGCTTCGACTCACCCAGTCTCTTCGCCTCCCTGCTGGACCACGCCAACGGCGGCCGGTGCCGGCTCGCGGTCGACCGGGACGAGGTGCCGGAAGCCACGGTGAAGCAGCTCTACCTGGCCGGTACGGCCATCCTGATGACCCGCTTCCTCGCCCCGCAGGGCGTGGCCGAGGTCGTCGACTTCATGCTCCCCGACACCTCGCCGTCACCGAGCGACCGGCACCAAATCCTGCGCACGGCCCGGGTGGTGCGCGGACGGCTGCCCTTCGTGCTGGAGTGCCGGCCCCGCTTCGACTACGGCCGGGCCACCCACCGGCTCTCCCTGCCGGACGAACGCAGCGCGGTGCTGCAGGGTCCCGGCCAGGAACTGCACGTCCAGGCCACCGACCAGGTCGTGCTCCGCGCGGACGGTTCCGACGTCACCGCGCGGTTCACGCTGGACGCGGGGGAGATGGCCACCGTGGTCCTCACCACCCAGGCCCCGGGTGCCGCTCCGCCCGCCGCACCGGGCGGCGCAGCCGCGCTGGCCGCTTTCGACGTCTGCCGGCAGTTCTGGTACGGGTGGCTCAAGTCCTCCACCTACCAGGGGCGTTGGCAGTCCATGGTGGAGCGCTCGGCAATCACGCTGAAGCTGCTCAGCTACCATCCGACCGGCGCCCTGATCGCCGCCGCAACGATGGGGCTGCCGGAACAGATCGGCGGCGAGCGGAACTGGGACTACCGCTACACCTGGATCCGGGACGCCTCGCTGTCCGTCCACACCCTGATCAGCCTCGGCTTCCGCGACGAGGCGCTGGCCTTCCGCCGGTGGGTCCGGGACCGGATCGAGGCCTCCGCAGCCGAGCGGGAACGGCTCCAGATCATGTACCGCATCGACGGTGACCCGCACCTGACCGAGGAGTCCCTCACCCATTGGGAGGGCTATCGCGGTTCCTACCCCGTTCGTGCCGGGAACGCCGCCGCCGACCAGCTCCAACTCGACATCTACGGCGAAGCCGCCTACGCGTTCACCGCGGACGAGAGCGACATGGGGGCCCTGCGCGGCTGGGACGCGTTCCGCCGGCTCGTGGACTGGCTGACCGAGCAGTGGGACCGCCCGGACGAGGGCATCTGGGAGACCCGGGGCGGGCGCCAGGACTTCACCTACAGCCGCCTGATGTGCTGGGTGGCCTTCGACCGCGCCGTCCGCATCGCCCGGAAGTTCGCCCGCCCCGCCGACCTGGGGCGCTGGAGCGCGGAACGCGACGACATCCTGCGCCAGATCGTGCAGCGCGGATGGAGTCCCAAACGCGAGGCCTTCACCCAGCACTACTCGACCGAGGTCCTGGACGCCTCCCTGCTGCTCATGCCCAAGGTCGGATTCATCTCCCCCACCGATCCGGACTGGCTCTCCACCCTGGACGCGATGGACCAGGAACTCGTCGAGGACAGCCTGGTCTACCGCTACGACCCGGCCGCGTCCCCCGACGGACTGAGCGGCTCCGAAGGCACCTTCAACCTCTGCACCTTCCTCTACGTCGAGGCGCTGGCCCGGGCCGGCCGGATCGACCAGGCCCGCTACGCGTTCGACAAGATGCTCACCTACGCCAACCACGTCGGCCTGTTCGCCGAGGAGATCGGCCCCTCCGGTGAGCAACTGGGCAACTTCCCACAGGCCTTCACCCATCTCGCACTCATCGATGCGGCCCTCGCCCTCGACCAGGAGCTCGACCGCCACGGGGCTGCCTGAGCCTGCCGCAATCCGAGGCCGAGACGGGCCTTCGGGACGCGTGAGGACACGTGGTGCACGGGGCGGGTCCACCCGCCCCGCGTACCAGGTGACCTCCCCAGGAAAGGAAACCCGGCATGACCGGCACGATCGCCGCCCCCGCCGCGACCGGGCGCAGTGTCCTGATCCCGCTGGCGCTGGCCCAGTTCATCTGCAGTTTCGCCGGCTCCAGCATGAACGTGATGATCAACGACATCAGCGCGGACCTCGACACCAGCGTCCAGGGCGTCCAAGTGGTCATCACCGTCTTCCTGTTGGTGATGGCCGCGCTGATGATTCCCGGCGGCAAGCTGACCGACCGCTGGGGCCGCAAGCTCTGCCTGAGGGTCGGTCTCGTCACCTACGGCGTCGGAGCCCTGCTCAGTGCCGTCGCGCCCGGACTCGGCGTCCTGATCGTCGGCAACTCGATCCTCGAAGGCGTCGGAACGGCCTTGCTGATCCCCCCGGTCTACATCCTGACCACGCTGCTGTTCACCGGTACCGCCGCCCGGGCACGCGCCTTCGGCACCATCATGGCCCTGGGCGGTGTCGGCGCGGCAGCCGGTCCGCTGCTCGGCGGCCTGCTCACCACGGCGATCAACTGGCGTGCCAACTTCGGCTTCCAGGTCGTGATCGTGGCCGTGATCGTGTTCCTCACCCGCAAACTGGAGGACCCGCTCCCCGCCGACCGCACCCGGCCCTTCGACACCGTCGGCGCCGTTCTGTCAGCCGGCGGACTGATCCTGCTGGTCACCGGCATCCTCGCCGCGGACAACAACACCTGGCTGATGATCGCCCTCCTGCTGGCCGGAGCCGCGGTGCTGGGCGGCTTCTTCCGTTGGATCCGCCGCCTGGAGGACACCGGTCGCGAACCCCTGCTGGCCTCCAGCCTCTTCCACAACCGCACCTCGAACCTGGGCCTGGTCACCCAGAACGCCCAATGGCTCGTGCTGATGGGCGTGTCGTTCACCGTCGGTGCCTACCTCCAGGTCGTCCGCGGCTACAACGCCATCTCCACCGGAGCGGTGTTCACCTCCGCGACGCTCGGACTGCTCGCGACCTCGCTCGCCGCCGAACGCCTGGCCGAGCGACGGTCCCAGCGCTCCCTGATCATCACGGGCTTCGCCCTCACCACCGTCGGCATCGTCGTGCTCCTGCTGCTGGTGCGCGCCGTCGACTCCGTCTGGGCGTTCACCCCCGGACTGCTGCTGATCGGACTGGGCATCGGCCTGATGCTCACCCCCTCCGTCAACATCGTGCAGTCCGCCTTCCCCGACAGCCGTCAGGGCGAGATCTCCGGCCTCTCCCGCAGCGTCTCCAACCTCGGCTCCTCGATCGGCACCGCAGTCGCCGGAACGATCCTGGTCTCCGAACTCACCCGGAACAGCTATGCGGCGGCCATGGCAGCCCTCGCGCTCTGCGGCCTCATCGGTCTCTGCGCCGCACTGTTCCTGCCGCGCGACCGGACTTCCACCGCGCCCCCGCCGGCACCGGCCGGGGCCGGTGAGGCCCGGCACAGCACGTGAGAGAAGGACCCCATGCGCTACGAGTTCCGTATCGCCGGGGCGATGTCAGGACTGACCGTCCGCGAGGCCTTTCCGGAGCTGGAGAGCGTCTTCCTTCCGGACCAGACGTTGCTGTTCGGCCCCGTCACGGACGAGGCCCACCTCTACGGCCTGCTCAGCCG
The genomic region above belongs to Streptomyces sp. 1331.2 and contains:
- a CDS encoding glycoside hydrolase family 15 protein, giving the protein MIPYPPIAEHGVIGDLQTAALVSTDGDLDWWCTPRFDSPSLFASLLDHANGGRCRLAVDRDEVPEATVKQLYLAGTAILMTRFLAPQGVAEVVDFMLPDTSPSPSDRHQILRTARVVRGRLPFVLECRPRFDYGRATHRLSLPDERSAVLQGPGQELHVQATDQVVLRADGSDVTARFTLDAGEMATVVLTTQAPGAAPPAAPGGAAALAAFDVCRQFWYGWLKSSTYQGRWQSMVERSAITLKLLSYHPTGALIAAATMGLPEQIGGERNWDYRYTWIRDASLSVHTLISLGFRDEALAFRRWVRDRIEASAAERERLQIMYRIDGDPHLTEESLTHWEGYRGSYPVRAGNAAADQLQLDIYGEAAYAFTADESDMGALRGWDAFRRLVDWLTEQWDRPDEGIWETRGGRQDFTYSRLMCWVAFDRAVRIARKFARPADLGRWSAERDDILRQIVQRGWSPKREAFTQHYSTEVLDASLLLMPKVGFISPTDPDWLSTLDAMDQELVEDSLVYRYDPAASPDGLSGSEGTFNLCTFLYVEALARAGRIDQARYAFDKMLTYANHVGLFAEEIGPSGEQLGNFPQAFTHLALIDAALALDQELDRHGAA
- a CDS encoding DUF6325 family protein, which translates into the protein MADDDLVETGPVDYLVVEFPGNRMTGEGLPLLIDLVDRGVIRILDFAFVRKDADGTVAAMELADFDGDGRLDLAVFEGVGSGLVGADDLAEAAGVLEPGNSAGVLIYENTWAAPFATALRRGGARVVASGRIPLPDLLQSLDDLEGIAAADPTYGSVPGPSPAG
- a CDS encoding MFS transporter, translating into MTGTIAAPAATGRSVLIPLALAQFICSFAGSSMNVMINDISADLDTSVQGVQVVITVFLLVMAALMIPGGKLTDRWGRKLCLRVGLVTYGVGALLSAVAPGLGVLIVGNSILEGVGTALLIPPVYILTTLLFTGTAARARAFGTIMALGGVGAAAGPLLGGLLTTAINWRANFGFQVVIVAVIVFLTRKLEDPLPADRTRPFDTVGAVLSAGGLILLVTGILAADNNTWLMIALLLAGAAVLGGFFRWIRRLEDTGREPLLASSLFHNRTSNLGLVTQNAQWLVLMGVSFTVGAYLQVVRGYNAISTGAVFTSATLGLLATSLAAERLAERRSQRSLIITGFALTTVGIVVLLLLVRAVDSVWAFTPGLLLIGLGIGLMLTPSVNIVQSAFPDSRQGEISGLSRSVSNLGSSIGTAVAGTILVSELTRNSYAAAMAALALCGLIGLCAALFLPRDRTSTAPPPAPAGAGEARHST
- a CDS encoding SHOCT domain-containing protein, encoding MPGLLRGIARTAVVAGTATAVSNRVSRRQAGRWAQQDMEAEAAPPPPPPPPAPAAPAAPSMEDRIAQLQQLAQLKDQGVLTEEEFATQKQRLLAG